The following are encoded in a window of Castanea sativa cultivar Marrone di Chiusa Pesio chromosome 5, ASM4071231v1 genomic DNA:
- the LOC142634926 gene encoding uncharacterized protein LOC142634926 codes for MAKQYKWRLISPKTLLLENVRADFLIDAEHGCWRANLACGLVIDRECTFEDMFWKLSNGSRPSAMDLTHFMVVSWNIWNNINGIQHGEKPKTVATLILEATRLVVDYQSIQDYPIPSTNSPPTRWTPPIIGVYKSNVDGVVFRDQSTAGMGVLLRDDKGQVVGALSLQIYAPLGPLEAEAKAMEAVVIFARDIGIQDVIFEGDSLQVCNAMNGCSLAPPTVANVLEGIFL; via the exons ATGGCCAAGCAGTACAAGTGGAGGCTAATCTCACCTAAAACCTTGCTGCTAGAAAATGTAAGAGCTGATTTTCTTATCGATGCAGAACATGGATGCTGGAGAGCTAATCTG GCTTGTGGTCTAGTGATAGACAGGGAGTGTACTTTTGAAGATATGTTTTGGAAATTAAGTAATGGCTCGAGACCATCAGCTATGGACCTTACTCATTTCATGGTAGTTTCGTGGAATATTTGGAATAACATAAATGGAATTCAACATGGTGAGAAGCCTAAAACTGTGGCCACTCTAATCCTAGAAGCAACTAGATTGGTTGTTGATTACCAATCAATCCAAGACTACCCCATCCCATCAACAAACTCACCCCCTACTAGATGGACTCCCCCTATAATAGGTGTGTATAAATCTAATGTTGATGGTGTTGTCTTCAGAGATCAATCTACTGCTGGTATGGGTGTGCTTCTTCGAGATGATAAAGGACAGGTAGTTGGAGCCTTGAGTTTGCAAATTTATGCTCCACTGGGCCCTCTTGAGGCTGAAGCAAAAGCTATGGAAGCTGTTGTTATTTTTGCAAGAGACATTGGAATTCAAGATGTTATTTTTGAAGGGGACTCTCTACAAGTCTGCAATGCTATGAATGGTTGCTCGCTAGCTCCCCCTACTGTTGCTAATGTTTTAGAGGGCATCTTTCTTTAG